The Methylocystis bryophila genome contains the following window.
CCTCAAGCGCCAAGCCCCTCACCCAGCCCTCTCGCCGTGAACGGGGAGAGGGAGTAGGCTAGGCTGAGCCGCCATCAAGCCGCCGCTTTGTTGGGGCCAGTGTGCCGGCCAAAGGGGGCGCGTTCGTCGCTCCGCGCGCTTTTTACGGAAGGACCGATGATCGCTCGGCTGACGAAAGCTCCGCTTTGGCTCACGCCTTTCGCCTTGATGGCTCTCGCGCTCTCGGTTGCGCCCGCGCGGGCGGCCGGAGACGACTGCCAGGCGGAACTGCCGAAGATGATGCAGCAGCGCATGGCGCAGATCGAGAAGCTCAACGCGATCGGCAAGGCGGGCAAGGGCAAGATCGATCCCATGGCGGCCTGTCCGGTGGCGAAGGCGCTCGTCGCTTCCGAGAACCAGCTCCTGGCCTTTATGACCAAGAATAAGGACTGGTGTCAGATTCCCGATCCCTACATCACGCAGCTCAAAGAGGCGCAGGGCCGCGATCAGATGTTCGCCGCGAAGGCCTGCGAGGCCGCCGCGAATTTCAAGAAGATGCAGGAGCAGCAAGGCGCCGCCGCCGGCGGTCCGCCGCGCCTGCCCGCCGGGCCGCTCTAGGCTAAGAACGGGGGTTTCAGCGCATGGCTCGTGATGAAGCGCGACAGGTGAGGTCAAAACAGCGCGCGTGAAACCTATCGCCGAGAACAACGCGCTCGCCGCCAGATCGAGCGTCGCCAACCTCCCCGACGCCGTCGCGGGACATTGGCTCCTGCGGCTTGCGCCGGAACCCGCAAAGCCCTTTCTGCAGCTCGCGCGACTCGATCGTCCAATCGGCTGGCAACTCTTGCTTCTGCCTTGCTGGCAGAGCAGCGCTCTCGCCTGCGCCGCCTACGGCCTTCCCCCCGATGTCAAGCAGCTCGCGCTCTTCTTCCTCGGCGCCGTGGCGATGCGCGGCGCGGGCTCGACCTATAACGACATCGTCGACCGCGAGATCGACGCCCGCGTCGAGCGCACCCGCAACCGGCCGCTCGCCAGCGGGCGCGTCTCCCTGCGTGCGGCGAAGCTTTTCTTTCTCGCGCAATGTCTCGTCGGGCTCTATGTCCTCGTCTCGTTCAACCTGCCGACGATCGCGCTGGCGCTCGTCTCGCCGCTGATCGTGCTCCTTTATCCCTTCGCCAAGCGCTTCACCTCCTGGCCGCAGGCGATTCTCGGCGCGGCCTTCGCCTATGGCGCTCTCCTCGGCTGGACCGCGACGCTCGGGACGCTGGGTCTTCCCGCGATTCTGCTCTATGCGGGCTCGATCTTCTGGACGATCGGCTATGACACGATCTACGCGCTGCAGGACGCGCGAGACGACGAAAAGGCGGGCGTCCGCTCGACGGCCCGGCTATTTGGCGCGCATGTGCGGCTCGCCGTCGGGGCGCTTTACGCTTTGTGCTTGGCCTTCACGCTCGCCGCCTGCATGACGGCGGGGTTGGGCTTCTTCGCCAATCTCGGCGTCGCGGCCTACGCCGCGCATCTCTTATGGCAGACTCTGCCGCTCAAGCAGGGCCTGGAGACCGATCGCGCGTTGTCGCTCTTTCGCTCCAACCTCCACGCAGGTCTCTTGTTGTTTCTGGGCCTCCTGGCGGAAAGCCTCGCGCGGTTTCCTCACTCGTAGCAGACGATCTCGCGTTCGCCGCTGAAGACTTCGGCGGCGCGGGCCAGCTCGCCGCGGCTGCGGCGCGAGAGAAAGCGCGGGCGGCGCTTGGCTACGGCGACATTGCGTCGGCGCGCGAAAATCTGCGCGGGCTTCGCCGCGCCGACCGGCGAGACTTCGCCGTTTTCTGACGCGAGACGCGGCAGGTCGAGACAGAAGGACCAGTATTTCCAGTCCGCGGCGGCCGCGCCGCTGTCCTTCGTTTCGCAGAGCAGGACCTCGAGGTCCGGGTCTGCGTGAGCGAGCGACAGCCGGTAGGCGGCGACCCCCGAGGATGGCGCCGGCTCCACCGCAAGCGCAACGCCTTGATAGGCGGTGAAGGGCACGCTGATCCGCATGGAGACGCCCTTCAAGCGCCTCTCGATCAGCACGCCGGCGCGCGTCACCCGCACGACGCGCCGTCCGCCGTCGGCGCGCGAATCATGCTGAATCTGGCCGCAGCCGTTCCGGTCTTGGGTCGAGTGCCGTTCGAACATTTTCGCCTCCAGGGAAGGGATCGCTTGCTTCGTCGGGGGCCATAATTGCGCCAGAGCGCGTCCATATTTGCTAACAGGATCGGTGAATCCGGCTTAAACCATTGCTTTTGAGGTCGCTTTGGCTCTCCTTGGCTAAACGGCGGAAAAGACGAAACATAAAATTGCGCGCATTCTTCCCCGAACAGGCTTTTTGCCCGGCGAGAATCGCATTCGCGCGCCGCAATGGGCAAATCGCCGCTTGCCGCGCGCACGCGCCTCGCCTACCAGACAATCATGCAAGGCTTCCCGGCTGATCTTCGAAAGCTCGCGAGCCGCCTCGAGCAATTGGCGCGCGAGGCCGGCGCGATCGCCCTCACGGATTTCCGTCTCGGCGAGCGCACCAGCGCCGAGATCCGACTCAAGGGCGGGGGCTCGCCCGTGACCGACGCCGACATCGCCGTCGACCGCTTTCTCCAGCAAGGCGCCAAGGCGATCCTCCCCGAGGCGGGGTGGCTCTCCGAGGAAAGCGCCGACAACCCCGAGCGGCTCGAGCGCGACTGGCTTTTCATCGTAGACCCGATCGACGGCACGACAGCCTTTCTGCGGGGCGATCCCCGCTGGTGCGTCTCGCTGGCGCTCATCGACAAAGGCCGGCCTGTCGTCGGAGTCGTCCATGCGCCGGCGCTAGACCACACCTTTCTTGCGCTCCGCGGCGGCGGCGCCTTTCTCAACGAAGAGGCGATCGGCGTTTCGGCTCGAGCCGACCTGCAAGGAGCCGCTTTCGTCGCCCCCACCGAATATCAAGACGTTCTCGGCGACAGCCTCTACGAGCTGCATTTCGTCAAGCGCAACCCGTCGCTGGCCTTGCGCATCGCCCAGATCGCCATGGGCGACGCGGATGTGGCGATCGCCAAGCCCAACGCCCGCGATTGGGACATAGCGGCGGCCGACGTGATATTGAGCGAGGCGGGTGGCGCGCTCGTCGAGCTCGACGGAGACGCGCTTACCTACAATCGCCCTAACCCGCGCCGCGACATGCTCGTCGCCGCGCCCAAGGCGCTGCTGGGCGAAAGCCTCGCCTTGGCCAAAGCCGCAGCGAGACGAGGATCATGACGACTGACGTTCCCCCCCACGCCAAGCCCAAGCAACTGGTGCATCTCGTCTTCGGCGGCGAGCTCGAGGATCTGGGCGCGGTTCGCTTCCGCGATGTCACGAAGCTCGATCTCGTGGGCGTCTATCCGGACAATGAGAGCGCCGTCGCCGCCTGGAAGGCGAAGGCGCATGCGACGGTCGACAATGCGCATATGCGCTATTTCATCGTGCATTTGCACGAATTGCTCGATCCGGATGTAGACAGGCTTTGACATACGGACGGCTGCGCAAAAACTGGGCGTCGCCGTCTTAATTTGCGCTTTTGCGCGAGACAGCCAGCCTTAAGGCTTGCAGGTTTCTTCGCGATTGGGCATGAAGGAGTTTCACCTTCTTGGACGGCGCCAGGCCAAGGCGCCGCCCGCAGCCCAGATCGGCGAAAGGCGTCACTTGAGCGGAAGTGACCGGAGCGTCGCAAGCCAGGCGAGACTGAGACCGTCGCCACTACCCCCGGACGGCCGCAGGACGGCGGCGCCTACGCCGCCGCTGCGGGGGCATCTCCCGGTTCAGCGGCCTGCAGAACATGTCTATGCCGCGCTCGACCTCGGCACCAATAACTGCCGCCTGCTGATCGCTCGCCCGGAACGACGGCCGCGGCGACGCGCGACCGAGGCCTTGCGGATCGTCGACGCCTTCTCACGCATCGTGCGTCTTGGAGAAGGCCTTGGCCGTAACGGCCGAATCAGCGAAGCGGCCATCGAGCGCACGCTCGAAGCCTTGCAAATCTGCCGAGACAAGATGGAGGCGCGCGGCGTGACGCGCGCCCGCCTCGTCGCGACGCAAGCCTGCCGCACGGCGGCCAATGGCGATGAATTCACCGCCAGGGCGCTGGAGCGCACCGGGCTCGATCTCGAGATCATCGACCGCGAGACCGAGGCGCGATTCGCCGCGCGGGGCTGCGGCAATCTCGCCGACTCGCGCTCGGAAAACGTCCTGCTCTTCGATATCGGCGGCGGCTCGACCGAGCTCGTCTGGCTCGCGCGGCCTGAGGACGCGTCAAATAGCCGCCTCGAGCTCGACCAATGGACATCCGTCGAGCTCGGCGTCGTCTCGCTCGCCGAGCATTTCGGCGGCAAGAGCGTCAGCGCCGAGACTTTCGAGGCGATGACGGCCTTTGCGCGCGACGCGCTGCGGCCTTTCGCCGAGACGCTCGCCGGAAGGCGACGCTGCGAGCGTTTTCATCTGCTGGGCACCTCCGGCACGGTCACGACGCTTGCGGGGGTCCATCTGGGGCTCGATCGCTATGATCGCTGGCGTGTCGACGGCCTTTGGCTGTCGGACGG
Protein-coding sequences here:
- the ubiA gene encoding 4-hydroxybenzoate octaprenyltransferase, which gives rise to MKPIAENNALAARSSVANLPDAVAGHWLLRLAPEPAKPFLQLARLDRPIGWQLLLLPCWQSSALACAAYGLPPDVKQLALFFLGAVAMRGAGSTYNDIVDREIDARVERTRNRPLASGRVSLRAAKLFFLAQCLVGLYVLVSFNLPTIALALVSPLIVLLYPFAKRFTSWPQAILGAAFAYGALLGWTATLGTLGLPAILLYAGSIFWTIGYDTIYALQDARDDEKAGVRSTARLFGAHVRLAVGALYALCLAFTLAACMTAGLGFFANLGVAAYAAHLLWQTLPLKQGLETDRALSLFRSNLHAGLLLFLGLLAESLARFPHS
- a CDS encoding DUF6101 family protein, whose amino-acid sequence is MFERHSTQDRNGCGQIQHDSRADGGRRVVRVTRAGVLIERRLKGVSMRISVPFTAYQGVALAVEPAPSSGVAAYRLSLAHADPDLEVLLCETKDSGAAAADWKYWSFCLDLPRLASENGEVSPVGAAKPAQIFARRRNVAVAKRRPRFLSRRSRGELARAAEVFSGEREIVCYE
- a CDS encoding 3'(2'),5'-bisphosphate nucleotidase CysQ, whose translation is MGKSPLAARTRLAYQTIMQGFPADLRKLASRLEQLAREAGAIALTDFRLGERTSAEIRLKGGGSPVTDADIAVDRFLQQGAKAILPEAGWLSEESADNPERLERDWLFIVDPIDGTTAFLRGDPRWCVSLALIDKGRPVVGVVHAPALDHTFLALRGGGAFLNEEAIGVSARADLQGAAFVAPTEYQDVLGDSLYELHFVKRNPSLALRIAQIAMGDADVAIAKPNARDWDIAAADVILSEAGGALVELDGDALTYNRPNPRRDMLVAAPKALLGESLALAKAAARRGS
- a CDS encoding DUF4170 domain-containing protein produces the protein MTTDVPPHAKPKQLVHLVFGGELEDLGAVRFRDVTKLDLVGVYPDNESAVAAWKAKAHATVDNAHMRYFIVHLHELLDPDVDRL
- a CDS encoding Ppx/GppA phosphatase family protein, whose translation is MKEFHLLGRRQAKAPPAAQIGERRHLSGSDRSVASQARLRPSPLPPDGRRTAAPTPPLRGHLPVQRPAEHVYAALDLGTNNCRLLIARPERRPRRRATEALRIVDAFSRIVRLGEGLGRNGRISEAAIERTLEALQICRDKMEARGVTRARLVATQACRTAANGDEFTARALERTGLDLEIIDRETEARFAARGCGNLADSRSENVLLFDIGGGSTELVWLARPEDASNSRLELDQWTSVELGVVSLAEHFGGKSVSAETFEAMTAFARDALRPFAETLAGRRRCERFHLLGTSGTVTTLAGVHLGLDRYDRWRVDGLWLSDGEASRAIQKLRAMDFEERVANGCIGPQRADLVLAGCAIFQAIREHFPAERTRIADRGLREGMLLELMEAEGDLPSSDWQGPQNHRG